The following nucleotide sequence is from Streptomyces bathyalis.
AGCCAGCCAGAGGGACGGCACGGCGACGAGGATGCCCAGCCAGGACAGCGCGGACGGACGGTCACCGAGGACCGCCACTCCGGCAAGCACGGGCAGTGCCAGGCCACCCACGGCGCTGACGGGCACCACGACGCTGATCGCGCCGCGGGTCATCCCCCGGAAGAGGAAGATCATGCCGAGGCCGGTGCCGACCCCGGAGAGCGCTCCCCAGGCGAGATCGGGGAACGCAGGCGAGGGGGCCGGGTACAGCGGCGCGGCCGCGAGGGCCAGCACGAGTCCTCCGGCCTGACCGGTGAGGGCGACCAGGGCGAAACCCGCACGGCGGGAGAGCAGGCCGCCGGCGAAGTCGGCCATCCCGTAGAAGACGGCGGAGGCCAGCGCGAGGAGGGCACCCATCAGCTGCCGCGCGACGCGGCGGCTTCACCGCTCCCGCCGCTCCCGTGGTCCCCGCCGCTTCCGTCCGGCTGGTCGCGCTGTTCGTCGCGCTCGGACTGTCCGACGGGACAGATCGCGCCGCCGTGCACGCAGCCCGCGCGGTCGCAGAGGCGGCACAGGAGATCCGCGTTGCCGACCTCCGCGTAGAGCCGCGTCAGCAACTTGGCCAGGAGACCGTCGAGTTCCTCCCGTTCGGACTCGTCCAGTACCTCCACGATCCCGTTCAGCGGGGTTCCGCGGGCGGCGAGCATCGTGCGTGCGGTGCGGGCGCCGGCGGCGGTCGGCGTCACGGAGACCCAGCGTCCGGGTCCCGGGCGCCGCTCGACGAGCCCGGCCGACTCCAGCGAGTCGACCATGCGGGCCGCGGCCGGCTGTGACAGGCCGACGCGGCGGCCGAGCTCGGTGACGCTCAATCCGGGCGACGCGGAGAGCACCACCAGTGCGGCGGAGCCACTGGTGCTGGTCCCGGCCGCCTTGGTGGCACCGGTGAGAGCCAGGTCGGTCACGGCGAGCGCGGTGGCGCCGAGGAGGTTGGCCGTGCGGTTTGTGTCATGCATGACTCATGCATACCGCGGACGGAGATCCCTCTCAACCCCTCGGCCCGGGCGACCGTCGATTCGCATGACATCCATCGCCGCATAACGGTTCAAGTAGGACAATGGAGGCGTCATGGATGTACTGAGCAGGAACAATGTGGTGATCACCGGCCGGGGCGACGGCCCCGTGCTGATGCTGGCGAACGGCTTCGGTTGCGACCAGAACATGTGGCGGCTCGTGACCCCGGAGCTGGCGCGGCATTTCAAGATCGTCCAGTTCGATCACGTCGGCACCGGGCAGTCGGATGTCTCAGCATGGAGCGAGGAGCGCTACTCCGCCTTGGACGCCTATGCCGAGGACATCCTGGAAATCTGCCATGAACTCGACCTGGGGCCGCTCGTACTCGTCGGGCACTCGGTGAGCGCCGTCTTCGCCGTCCTGGCCGCGGCATGGGAGCCCGGGCTGTTCGAGAAGCTCATTCTGCTCACACCTTCGCCCCGCTACATCGACGATGCCGGATACCGGGGCGGGTTCAGTGCCGAGGACATCGACGAGCTGCTGGAGTCCCTGGACAGCAACTACCTCGGCTGGTCCGAGTCGCTGGCGCCCGTCGTCATGGGCAACCCCGAACGGCCGGAACTGGCCGAGGAGTTGAGCAACAGCTTCTGCCGGATCGACCCGGCCATAGCCAGGGTTTTCGCCCGCGCGACCTTCCTTTCCGACAACCGCGCGGATCTCGGGCGCGTGTCCGTGCCGACGCGGGTGATCGATGTCGCCCAGGACGTCATCGCGCCCCGGGAGGTCGGACAATTCGTCCACGAGTCGATCCCCGGCAGCGAACTGGTGACTCTGGACGCGGTGGGCCACTGCCCGCAGTTGAGCGCGCCGGCCGCCACGACGGAGGCCATCGCCGGGTTCGCAGCCCGTGACGGATGATGCCGGGCGCGGACCACGCGGAGCAGGGACCTCCGCAGCAGCAGCGCACCGCCGACGGCAACGGCGCACAGGAGCGGGCAGGGTACTGGGGGCTGCCGGAGGACGACCCGGAAGACCTGTACGAGAACGCTCCGTGCGGCTACCTCTCCACGCGGATGGACGGACGGATCGTCAAGGCCAACCGCACGCTCCTGGACTGGCTCGGCCGCTCGCACGACGAAGTCGTCGGACGCATGCGCTTCGCGGACCTGCTGACGGTGGGCGGGAAGATCTATCACGAGACGCACTTCGCACCGCTGGTCCACCTTCAGCACGAGGTCAGCGGGATCGCCCTGGAGTTGAGGACCGCCGACGGCACCCGGCTGCCCGTGCTCGTCACCTCCGTCGTCAAGACCGACAGCAGCGGACAGCCACAGCTGATCCGCACCACCGTCAACAGCGCCCGGGACCGGCGAGCTTACGAAGCGGAGCTGCTGCGCTCACGCGAAAAGGCCGAACTCGAACGCGAGCATTCCCAGCGCCTGGTCAGCACGCTGCAGCAGACCCTGGTGCCGCCGGCCCTGGCGTCACCCCGGGGAATGGAGGTGACCGCGCACTACCACGTCGCCTCCCCCGACGAAGTCAGCGGAGACTTCTACGACTTGTTCCCCCTCGGCAAGGACGCATGGGGGCTGTTCGTGGGCGATGTCTGCGGCAAGGGCGCGCCCGCAGCGGTGCTGACGTCGCTCGCCAGGTACACCCTGCGGGCCGCGGCCGTCTACAACCCCGACCCCGTCGCGGTGCTCACGAATCTCAACACCGTGCTGAACACCGCCGATCACGAGCACGACCCCCGTTTCTGCACCGTGCTGTTCGGTGTGCTCAAGCCCGAGGACGACGGCTTCGCCATCACGCTCGCCAGCGGCGGACATCCCGACGCCCTGCTGCTGCGGCACTCCGGAAGCGCCGAGTACATCCCCACCCCCGGCGGACAGTTGATCGGTGTGCTGGCCGCACCGGACGTCGCGACCACCAGCGTGCATCTGTCGCCCGGAGACACCCTGCTCCTCTACACCGATGGGCTCACCGAGGCCCATACCGCCAGCGATTCGGGCGACCGCTACGGCGACGAAGCGCTGCTGGGCTACGCCGACGTGCTGGCGCCCTGCACGGCCAGCGACGTCGTCTCCGCCATCACCCAGCTGCTGGACGCCTTCGGCGAAGGACTGGTCGACGACACGGCTGTACTGGCGCTGGGGGTGCCTGCCAGGAACTGATCGGCGTGAACGCGCGCCGTGAACCGGCAGGCCACAGGCGGCCGTTCAGACGGGCAATCCGCCTCCACGCGCCAGGCCGCCTCGTGTACGG
It contains:
- a CDS encoding alpha/beta fold hydrolase — protein: MDVLSRNNVVITGRGDGPVLMLANGFGCDQNMWRLVTPELARHFKIVQFDHVGTGQSDVSAWSEERYSALDAYAEDILEICHELDLGPLVLVGHSVSAVFAVLAAAWEPGLFEKLILLTPSPRYIDDAGYRGGFSAEDIDELLESLDSNYLGWSESLAPVVMGNPERPELAEELSNSFCRIDPAIARVFARATFLSDNRADLGRVSVPTRVIDVAQDVIAPREVGQFVHESIPGSELVTLDAVGHCPQLSAPAATTEAIAGFAARDG
- a CDS encoding MarR family winged helix-turn-helix transcriptional regulator yields the protein MHDTNRTANLLGATALAVTDLALTGATKAAGTSTSGSAALVVLSASPGLSVTELGRRVGLSQPAAARMVDSLESAGLVERRPGPGRWVSVTPTAAGARTARTMLAARGTPLNGIVEVLDESEREELDGLLAKLLTRLYAEVGNADLLCRLCDRAGCVHGGAICPVGQSERDEQRDQPDGSGGDHGSGGSGEAAASRGS
- a CDS encoding PP2C family protein-serine/threonine phosphatase, producing the protein MMPGADHAEQGPPQQQRTADGNGAQERAGYWGLPEDDPEDLYENAPCGYLSTRMDGRIVKANRTLLDWLGRSHDEVVGRMRFADLLTVGGKIYHETHFAPLVHLQHEVSGIALELRTADGTRLPVLVTSVVKTDSSGQPQLIRTTVNSARDRRAYEAELLRSREKAELEREHSQRLVSTLQQTLVPPALASPRGMEVTAHYHVASPDEVSGDFYDLFPLGKDAWGLFVGDVCGKGAPAAVLTSLARYTLRAAAVYNPDPVAVLTNLNTVLNTADHEHDPRFCTVLFGVLKPEDDGFAITLASGGHPDALLLRHSGSAEYIPTPGGQLIGVLAAPDVATTSVHLSPGDTLLLYTDGLTEAHTASDSGDRYGDEALLGYADVLAPCTASDVVSAITQLLDAFGEGLVDDTAVLALGVPARN